From a single Vicia villosa cultivar HV-30 ecotype Madison, WI unplaced genomic scaffold, Vvil1.0 ctg.001324F_1_1, whole genome shotgun sequence genomic region:
- the LOC131634638 gene encoding F-box/kelch-repeat protein At3g23880-like — translation MNMDYLPNKKRIHSNSPLLPPFIPDEIIAEILCVLPVKTILQLKCVSKTWKTLITDPAFVQKHFNYSSLNPYLLFTPRKLRYPTSIVKFLHVLRFLETDSSNIVSNDSFRGGKDNCQVIGTCNGLICLFFHYCYRKYWFRLWNPATRILSKKLGIFEDHHTIYDSCKFTLGSDISTGTYKVVALSKVAVREENAISIKNQFGVLSLGDNCWRNFQFCSSIPVCLIYGNTENINNGLHLNGTVNWLALPKYIQPFYQYDCKSIANAQQFVIVSLDLSTETCTQFLLPPGFDEVPLFQPTLNILMGCLCFLHDLKGSEFVIWHMKEFGVQKSWTMLFKITHNDIQMDDYLSQFSTYYVPLYLSKNGDTCILANYDDNHLFIYNQREKRVRRTRIANKLGWFSPMEYVESLVSTC, via the coding sequence ATGAATATGGATTATCTTCCGAATAAAAAGCGAATTCATTCCAATTCACCACTACTGCCGCCATTCATTCCTGACGAAATCATTGCTGAAATTTTGTGTGTGCTTCCTGTGAAAACGATCCTGCAACTCAAATGTGTGAGCAAGACATGGAAAACTCTCATAACCGATCCAGCCTTTGTCCAAAAACACTTCAACTATTCATCACTAAACCCATACCTCCTTTTCACACCAAGGAAACTGAGATACCCTACCAGTATAGTCAAATTCCTCCATGTGCTTCGTTTTCTCGAGACAGATTCGTCCAACATTGTTTCTAACGACAGTTTCCGTGGTGGTAAGGACAATTGTCAAGTAATTGGTACTTGCAACGGATTAATCTGTTTGTTTTTCCATTATTGCTATCGGAAGTACTGGTTTCGTTTATGGAACCCTGCCACGAGGATACTATCCAAAAAACTAGGGATTTTTGAAGACCATCACACTATATATGACTCTTGCAAATTCACTTTGGGTAGTGATATATCAACTGGTACTTACAAGGTCGTGGCCTTAAGTAAGGTTGCTGTTCGAGAAGAGAACgcaatttcaataaaaaatcagTTTGGAGTTTTGAGTTTGGGTGATAATTGTTGGAGAAATTTTCAATTTTGCTCTTCCATACCTGTTTGCTTGATATATGGCAACACCGAAAACATTAATAATGGTCTCCATTTGAATGGTACTGTTAACTGGTTGGCTCTTCCCAAATACATCCAACCATTTTATCAATATGATTGCAAGTCTATTGCTAATGCACAACAGTTTGTTATTGTTTCGCTTGATCTTTCAACCGAGACATGCACACAGTTTTTGTTGCCTCCGGGTTTTGATGAAGTGCCCCTCTTTCAGCCAACTCTTAATATTCTAATGGGCTGCCTTTGTTTCTTGCATGATTTAAAGGGATCTGAATTTGTTATATGGCATATGAAGGAGTTTGGAGTTCAAAAGTCTTggactatgttatttaaaattaCACACAATGACATTCAAATGGACGACTATCTAAGTCAATTTAGTACTTATTATGTGCCGTTGTACCTTTCTAAGAATGGAGATACATGTATATTGGCAAATTATGACGATAATCATCTATTTATATATAATCAGAGAGAAAAGAGAGTACGGAGAACTAGAATTGCAAACAAATTAGGTTGGTTTTCTCCCATGGAATACGTGGAAAGTTTAGTTTCAACTTGTTGA